Proteins encoded in a region of the Salinicoccus sp. RF5 genome:
- the glgB gene encoding 1,4-alpha-glucan branching protein GlgB has protein sequence MSEENLEMDKYLFHQGTHYNAYDFMGAHATEDGVRFITWAPNASHVQLACDYNDYSGEGLDFEKLSDQGLWMLKTSRVDVGDAYKYKIHFGEGSHLKSDPFGFHHERRPATASIVHTDSFHFTDDEWMAKRRSSNVYESPISIYEMHLGTWMKHPVADTGGRTIDEITDASYYSYREVADQLIPYLDEMGYTHVEFLPLMEHPFDLSWGYQVTGYFAATSRYGRPEDLKYLINRLHEAGIGVIMDFVPAHFCKDAHGLRLFDGSPTYEHPDERIAEKKEWGTLTFDYGRPEVQSFLVSSAMYWIRKFHIDGLRIDAVHSMIDLNFENHEPDSKIYNEDGTDENIAGIELLKKLNAVAFEYDETLLMMAEDSSDRTMITHPIHEGGLGFNFKWDLGWMHDRLDYMEQDFHDRAHNHNKLTFSMAYKYNENYLLPLSHDEVVHGKKAIVDKMTGDQWQQFAQTRLLYGNQFTEPGKQLLFMGQEFGMYHEWKDKEQVDWHLLAYPLHADLKRYVSDLNRFYRKHPEFHGWDYRPEGFRWLLVDDSTHSILSYVRRYGDSFKVCVFNYRPEVYHDFRIPVPEPGVYREIFNSDSSVYSGSGVLNDGRHFSSDGHYIREDQSIQITVAPLAFQVFELEDKTKGRK, from the coding sequence AATGCCTACGATTTCATGGGGGCGCATGCTACAGAAGATGGGGTGCGGTTCATCACATGGGCACCGAATGCCAGTCATGTGCAGCTTGCCTGCGACTATAATGACTACTCCGGGGAAGGGCTCGATTTCGAGAAGCTCAGTGACCAGGGGCTGTGGATGCTGAAAACTTCCCGTGTGGACGTCGGAGACGCCTACAAGTACAAGATCCATTTCGGGGAGGGGAGCCACCTCAAGTCCGATCCGTTCGGCTTCCACCATGAGCGGCGGCCGGCGACTGCGAGCATCGTCCATACGGACAGCTTCCACTTCACTGATGATGAATGGATGGCGAAGCGCCGCAGTTCGAATGTTTATGAATCCCCCATCAGCATCTATGAAATGCATCTCGGTACATGGATGAAGCATCCGGTCGCGGATACTGGAGGCAGGACGATTGATGAAATTACAGATGCCTCCTACTACAGCTACAGGGAAGTGGCGGATCAGCTGATCCCCTACCTTGATGAAATGGGATATACCCATGTCGAGTTCCTGCCGCTGATGGAGCATCCCTTCGATCTTTCCTGGGGCTATCAGGTGACCGGGTATTTCGCAGCCACAAGCCGATATGGCCGGCCGGAGGACCTCAAATATCTGATCAACCGGCTCCATGAGGCGGGCATCGGCGTCATCATGGACTTCGTGCCTGCCCATTTCTGCAAGGATGCCCACGGACTGAGGCTCTTCGACGGGTCGCCGACTTATGAGCATCCGGACGAGAGGATTGCAGAGAAGAAGGAGTGGGGGACGCTGACATTCGACTATGGCCGACCGGAAGTCCAATCCTTCCTCGTGTCCTCCGCAATGTACTGGATCAGGAAGTTCCACATCGACGGTCTCCGGATCGACGCTGTACACAGTATGATCGACCTGAATTTTGAAAATCACGAACCGGACTCCAAAATATACAATGAAGATGGTACAGACGAGAATATTGCGGGTATTGAACTTTTGAAGAAGTTGAATGCCGTCGCCTTCGAGTATGATGAGACGCTGCTCATGATGGCTGAGGATTCTTCCGACCGGACGATGATCACCCATCCGATCCACGAAGGCGGCCTCGGCTTCAATTTCAAGTGGGATCTCGGCTGGATGCATGACCGGCTGGACTACATGGAGCAGGATTTCCACGACCGTGCACACAACCACAACAAGCTCACCTTCTCCATGGCCTACAAGTACAATGAGAACTACCTGCTGCCGCTCTCCCATGACGAAGTCGTGCACGGCAAGAAGGCCATCGTCGATAAGATGACCGGAGACCAGTGGCAGCAGTTTGCCCAAACCCGGCTCCTGTATGGCAACCAGTTCACCGAACCGGGCAAGCAGCTGCTCTTCATGGGGCAGGAGTTCGGAATGTACCATGAGTGGAAGGATAAGGAGCAGGTGGATTGGCATCTGCTCGCCTATCCGCTCCATGCGGATCTGAAGCGCTATGTATCCGATCTGAACCGCTTCTACCGGAAGCACCCTGAATTCCATGGATGGGACTACCGGCCGGAAGGCTTCAGATGGCTGCTTGTCGACGACAGCACGCATTCCATACTGAGCTATGTGCGCAGATACGGGGACTCGTTCAAGGTCTGCGTATTCAACTACCGCCCCGAAGTCTATCATGACTTCAGGATTCCGGTGCCGGAACCCGGTGTATACCGGGAAATCTTCAACAGTGACAGCAGCGTCTACTCGGGATCGGGTGTACTGAATGATGGCCGCCACTTCAGCTCGGACGGCCATTATATCCGGGAGGACCAATCGATCCAGATTACAGTGGCGCCTTTGGCATTCCAAGTATTCGAACTAGAAGATAAGACAAAAGGGAGGAAGTAG